One segment of Triticum aestivum cultivar Chinese Spring chromosome 2A, IWGSC CS RefSeq v2.1, whole genome shotgun sequence DNA contains the following:
- the LOC123185264 gene encoding cytochrome P450 89A2-like, with protein MEDWLFYSLTTMLCLLSSLLLRARARSPSHSATLTPPLPPGPVPLPVLGPLLHLARRDFDLEPVLRRLAWAYGPVYSFAPLGLARPMIFVATRGPAHRALVQRGAAFASRPRATAPAAAVLTSGGRNISSAPYGPTWRVLRRTLASGVLNPVRLRAFAPARRWVLDVLLSRIRSGGGVVAVMEPFQYAMFCLLVYMCFGGDRLGDARVRDIEALQRDLLANFLNFQVFSFLPPLTKLVFRRRWTKLVSLRRRQEELFVPLIRARREAGAGGDCYVDSLVRLAIPEDGGRGLTDGEIVSLCSEFLSAGTDTIATALQWILANLVKNPAMRDRLREEVSTAVDGELREEDLQGMPYLKAVVLEGLRRHPPGHYVLPHAAAEETTLDGYRVPAGTPVNFAVGDIGLDEEIWMAPSEFRPERFLPGGEGEDVDLTGSKEIKMMPFGAGRRVCPAMALALLHLEYFVANLVREFEWREEAGEEVDLTEKLEFTVVMRRPLKARAVPLRQGMPIAATGSG; from the coding sequence atggaggaTTGGCTCTTCTACTCGCTCACCACCATGCTCTGCCTCCTCAGCTCGCTGCTGCTGCGGGCCCGGGCCCGCAGCCCGTCCCATTCCGCGACGCTGACGCCGCCGCTGCCTCCAGGTCCGGTGCCGCTGCCGGTTCTGGGCCCGCTGCTCCACCTGGCGCGTCGCGACTTCGACCTGGAGCCCGTGCTGCGGCGCCTCGCGTGGGCCTACGGCCCGGTCTATTCCTTCGCGCCATTGGGGCTGGCGCGGCCGATGATATTCGTCGCGACGCGAGGCCCGGCCCACCGCGCCCTCGTCCAGCGGGGCGCCGCCTTCGCCTCCCGCCCGCGCGCcaccgctcccgccgccgccgttctCACCAGCGGCGGCCGCAACATCAGCTCCGCACCGTATGGGCCCACCTGGCGCGTGCTCCGTCGCACCCTCGCCTCCGGCGTGCTCAACCCGGTCCGCCTCCGCGCCTTCGCCCCCGCGCGGCGCTGGGTGCTCGACGTCCTCCTCTCCCGCATCCGCTCCGGTGGCGGCGTCGTTGCCGTCATGGAGCCCTTCCAGTACGCCATGTTCTGCCTCCTGGTGTACATGTGCTTCGGCGGCGATCGCCTCGGCGACGCGCGCGTGAGGGACATCGAGGCGCTGCAGCGTGACCTCCTCGCCAACTTCCTCAACTTCCaggtcttctccttcctcccgcCGCTCACCAAGCTCGTCTTCCGCCGCCGGTGGACCAAGCTCGTCTCGCTGCGCCGGCGGCAGGAGGAGCTCTTCGTCCCGCTCATCCGTGCCAGGAGGGAGGCCGGCGCTGGCGGCGACTGCTACGTGGATTCCCTGGTGAGGCTTGCCATCCCGGAGGATGGAGGGAGGGGGCTCACTGACGGCGAGATCGTCAGCCTCTGCTCTGAGTTCCTGAGCGCCGGGACCGACACCATTGCCACGGCGCTGCAGTGGATACTCGCGAACCTGGTCAAGAACCCGGCGATGCGGGACAGGCTAAGGGAGGAGGTCTCCACTGCCGTCGACGGCGAGCTACGAGAGGAGGACCTACAGGGGATGCCGTACCTCAAGGCCGTGGTGCTGGAGGGGCTGAGGCGGCACCCGCCGGGGCACTACGTGCTGCCGCACGCCGCGGCGGAGGAGACGACGCTGGACGGGTACCGCGTCCCAGCGGGCACGCCGGTAAACTTCGCGGTGGGCGACATCGGGCTGGACGAGGAGATCTGGATGGCGCCGTCGGAGTTCCGGCCGGAGCGGTTCCTGCCGGGCGGCGAGGGGGAGGACGTGGACCTCACCGGCAGCAAGGAGATCAAGATGATGCCGTTCGGCGCCGGCAGGAGGGTCTGCCCCGCCATGGCGCTGGCGCTGCTGCACCTCGAGTACTTCGTGGCCAACCTGGTCAGGGAGTTCGAGTGGCGcgaggaggccggcgaggaggtggaCCTCACCGAGAAGCTCGAGTTCACGGTTGTCATGAGGCGTCCGCTCAAGGCGAGGGCTGTGCCGCTGAGGCAAGGAATGCCCATCGCTGCCACGGGCTCAGGTTGA